The Camelina sativa cultivar DH55 chromosome 14, Cs, whole genome shotgun sequence genome includes a window with the following:
- the LOC104742687 gene encoding ubiquitin carboxyl-terminal hydrolase 6, with protein MPTVSVKWQKKVFDGIEIDITLPAYVFKAQLYDLTGVPPERQKIMVKGGLLKDDADWSAIGVKDGQKLMMMGTADEIVKAPEKAIVFAEDLPEEALATNLGYSAGLVNLGNTCYMNSTVQCLKSVPELKSALSNYSLAARSTDVDQTSHMLTVATRELFGELDRSVNAVSPTQFWMVLRKKYPQFSQLQNGIYMQQDAEECWTQLLYTLSQSLKAPASSEDLDAVKALFGVNLRSRLHCQESGEESSETESVYSLKCHISHEVNHLHEGLKHGLKGELEKTSPTLGRTALYLKDSLIDSLPRYLTVQFVRFFWKRETNQKAKILRKVDYPLELDIFDLCSEDLRKKLEAPRQKLRDEEGKKLGLQTSAKSGSKDSDVKMTDAEASSNGSGESSTVNQQEGASSGKETHMTGIYDLVAVLTHKGRSADSGHYVAWVKQESGKWIQYDDDNPSMQREEDITKLSGGGDWHMAYIIMYKARFVSM; from the exons ATGCCCACAG tAAGCGTGAAGTGGCAAAAGAAGGTGTTCGATGGTATCGAGATTGACATTACCCTGCCTGCTTATGTTTTCAAGGCTCAGTTGTATGATTTGACTGGAGTTCCACCTGAGCGTCAAAAGATTATGGTCAAAGGTGGTCTCTTAAAG GATGATGCAGATTGGTCTGCTATTGGAGTGAAAGAT ggtcaaaagttgatgatgatgggaaCTGCAGATGAAATTGTTAAAGCTCCTGAGAAGGCCATCGTTTTTGCTGAGGATCTACCTGAAGAAGCATTAGCCACTAATCTG GGTTACAGTGCTGGCCTTGTCAATCTTGGCAACACGTGTTACATGAACTCCACAGTGCAGTGCTTAAAATCTGTCCCCGAGTTAAAATCTGCATTATCCAA TTACTCACTTGCTGCACGAAGCACTGATGTCGACCAGACTTCTCACATGCTCACTGTTGCCACACGTGAGTTATTTGGTGAGCTTGATAGAAGTGTCAATGCTGTTTCGCCTACACAGTTCTGGATG GTGTTACGAAAAAAATACCCTCAGTTTAGTCAGCTGCAGAATGGAATTTACATGCAACAG GATGCTGAAGAATGTTGGACACAACTGTTATACACACTTTCTCAATCTCTAAAAGCACCAGCTTCCAGTGAAGATCTTGATGCTGTGAAAGCACTTTTTGGTGTCAATCTTCGGAGCAG GTTGCATTGTCAAGAAAGTGGCGAAGAAAGCTCAGAGACAGAATCTGTATATTCTCTAAAATGTCATATTTCACATGAGGTGAACCATTTGCATGAAGGATTAAAACAT GGATTGAAAGGAGAACTTGAAAAAACATCTCCTACTCTGGGCCGTACTGCTCTTTACCTCAAGGATTCACTTATAGATTCCTTGCCAAG GTACTTGACCGTTCAGTTTGTGCGGTTCTTCTGGAAAAGGGAGACTAATCAGAAAGCAAAGATTCTCAGG AAAGTGGATTATCCGTTGGAGTTGGATATATTTGACCTTTGTTCTGAGGATCTCCGTAAGAAACTGGAAGCTCCTCGCCAG AAACTTAGAGATGAGGAAGGTAAAAAGCTTGGTCTGCAAACTAGTGCTAAGAGTGGCTCAAAGGACAGCGATGTGAAAATGACTGATGCTGAG GCGTCATCAAATGGTAGTGGAGAATCTTCCACAGTAAACCAACAGGAAG GTGCTTCTTCTGGGAAGGAAACTCACATGACTGGAATCTATGACTTGGTCGCTGTGTTGACCCACAAGGGTAGGAGTGCAGACTCTGGCCATTATGTTGCATGGGTCAAGCAAGAGAGTG GCAAATGGATTCAATATGATGATGACAACCCGAGCATGCAACGGGAGGAAGACATCACTAAGCTATCTGGAGGAG GTGATTGGCATATGGCGTACATCATAATGTACAAAGCCCGCTTTGTCTCCAtgtaa
- the LOC104742690 gene encoding NADP-specific glutamate dehydrogenase-like produces the protein MFGPTGGLGMNPSMDDMNLIQQAQRHQLVVSNLGEEIDLEIGPGDDDAAFANNSLIGGPPRDPSTGEHDETKHMVLVSDLPGEDQDMSKGQPVKRKKKVVKRWREEWADTYKWAYVDMKDGTARIFCSICREYGRKHRRNPYGNEGSRNMQMSALEEHNNSLLHKEALRLQTASKEKIVVDKPIYVKTLMSKSAGSIVEGALKRDPNEIEFVQSVQESVHALERVIAKNSHYVNIMERLLEPERMIVFRVPWIDDRGETHVNRGFRVQFNQALGPCRGGIRFHPSMNLSIAKFLGFQQTLKNALSPYKLGGASGGSDFDPKGKSDNEIMRFCQSFMNEMYRYMGPDKDLPSEEVGVGTREMGYLFGQYRRLAGQFQGSFTGPRIYWAASSLRTEASGYGVVYFARLMLADMNKEIKGLRCVVSGCGKIAMHVVEKLIACGAHPVTVSDSKGYLVDDDGFDYMKLAFLRDIKSQQRSLRDYSKTYARAKYFDELKPWNERCDVAFPCASQNEVDQADAINLVNAGCRLLVEGSNMPCTAEAVDVFRKASVLIAPAIAAGAGGVAAGEIEVLRESNSMQWSAEDFESRLQEALKQTYEKALKAANDFGYQKESPEALLHGATIAAFLNIAQAMTDQGCV, from the exons ATGTTTGGACCAACAGGTGGGTTGGGGATGAATCCCTCAATGGATGATATGAACTTAATCCAGCAGGCACAAAGGCATCAGCTTGTTGTAAGTAATCTTGGCGAAGAAATTGATTTGGAAATTGGACCTGGAGATGATGACGCTGCTTTTGCTAACAATTCATTGATTGGCGGGCCTCCACGGGACCCCTCTACTGGGGAGCATGATGAAACGAAGCATATGGTTTTGGTATCTGACCTGCCCGGTGAGGATCAGGATATGTCAAAGGGTCAACCggtgaagagaaagaaaaaagttgtcAAACGGTGGAGAGAGGAATGGGCTGACACGTACAAGTGGGCTTATGTCGATATGAAGGATGGAACAGCTAGGATATTTTGTTCTATTTGCAGAGAGTATGGTAGAAAACATCGAAGAAATCCTTACGGTAATGAAGGAAGTAGAAACATGCAGATGAGTGCATTAGAAGAACACAACAATAGTTTACTACACAAAGAAGCTCTGCGTCTCCAAACGGCTTCCAAAGAAAAGATTGTTGTTGACAAGCCCATTTATGTGAAGA CTCTTATGTCAAAAAGTGCTGGTTCAATTGTTGAGGGTGCCCTGAAACGAGATCCTAATGAGATTGAATTTGTTCAATCTGTACAAGAATCTGTGCATGCTCTAGAGCGGGTAATTGCAAAAAATTCTCA TTATGTCAATATTATGGAGCGGCTACTAGAACCTGAACGTATGATAGTTTTTCGAGTTCCATGGATTGATGATCGTGGTGAAACACATGTAAACCGTGGCTTTAGAGTTCAGTTCAATCAAGCACTGGGTCCATGTAGGGGAGGTATCCGATTTCATCCATCCATGAACTTAAGCATTGCCAAATTTCTTGGCTTTCAGCAG ACGTTGAAAAATGCTCTGTCACCATATAAACTGGGAGGGGCATCTGGTGGAAGCGACTTTGATCCTAAAGGCAAAAGTGACAATGAG ATTATGAGATTTTGCCAAAGTTTCATGAATGAGATGTACAGATACATGGGTCCTGACAAA GATCTTCCATCAGAGGAGGTCGGTGTTGGTACTCGGGAAATGGGATATCTTTTCGGACAATACAGACGACTTGCTGGTCAGTTTCAG GGAAGTTTTACAGGACCGAGGATATATTGGGCTGCTTCTAGCCTCAGAACTGAAGCTAGTGGCTATGGTGTG GTGTACTTTGCACGACTTATGCTTGCAGATATGAATAAGGAAATCAAGGGACTAAG ATGTGTCGTGAGCGGTTGCGGGAAGATTGCGATGCATGTTGTAGAGAAGCTAATTGCTTGTGGAGCCCATCCGGTTACAGTTTCAG ATTCAAAAGGATATTTGGTGGACGATGACGGATTTGATTATATGAAACTTGCATTCTTGAGAGATATAAAATCCCAACAGAGAAGTTTGAG AGATTATTCCAAGACGTATGCAAGGGCGAAATACTTTGATGAACTAAAGCCTTGGAATGAAAGGTGTGATGTAGCATTTCCTTGTGCTTCTCAGAATGAAGTTGATCAAGCAGATGCCATTAATCTGGTCAATGCAGGCTGCCGCTTACTGGTAGAAG GCTCAAACATGCCATGTACAGCTGAAGCAGTCGATGTTTTCAGAAAGGCGAGTGTTCTGATTGCTCCTGCCATTGCTGCTGGAGCTGGTGGA GTTGCTGCTGGTGAAATTGAAGTACTCCGTGAATCTAATTCAATGCAATGGTCAGCAGAAGATTTTGAGTCTAGATTACAG GAAGCACTAAAGCAGACTTATGAAAAAGCTCTTAAAGCAGCAAATGATTTTGGCTATCAGAAAGAAAGCCCTGA GGCACTTCTACATGGAGCAACAATTGCAGCATTTTTAAATATAGCTCAAGCCATGACTGACCAAGGTTGTGTCTAG
- the LOC104742689 gene encoding RWD domain-containing protein 1, with amino-acid sequence MTEYKQEQDMEIEALEAILMDEFKEIHSSESGLNTSNRCFQITVIPQDDDLEESAIPPVQLALVFSHTENYPDEAPLLDVKSIRGIHVSDLTILKEKLEQEASENLGMAMIYTLVSSAKDWLCEHYGQDDAADLAEEEAAKEDEVIVPHGEPVTLETFLAWRERFEAELALERAKLMPDSALTVNKEKKLTGRQWFESGRARGTVVTADQESEEEDEEDIDFEDEDFEDDEEDMLEHYLAEKSDSSAPSSRT; translated from the exons ATGACGG AGTATAAGCAGGAACAGGATATGGAGATTGAAGCTCTTGAAGCTATACTTATGGATGAGTTTAAAG AAATCCATTCTAGTGAGAGTGGGCTTAATACTTCGAATCGATGCTTTCAGATTACAGTGATTCCTCAG GATGATGATCTGGAGGAGTCAGCTATCCCACCAG TTCAGCTGGCTTTGGTTTTCTCACACACAGAAAATTACCCGGACGAGGCTCCTCTTTTGGATGTTAAAAG TATTCGAGGGATCCATGTTAGTGACCTCACCATCTTGAAAGAGAAGCTTGAACAAGAG GCATCTGAAAATCTTGGTATGGCCATGATCTATACACTGGTCTCATCAGCAAAGGACTGGTTGTGTGAACACTATGGGCAAGATGATGCAGCTGACCTTGCCGAAGAAGAAGCTGCTAAAGAGGATGAG GTAATTGTCCCTCATGGAGAACCTGTTACGCTGGAGACGTTTTTGGCatggagagagagatttgaggcCGAGCTTGCACTTGAGCGAGCCAA GCTGATGCCGGATTCTGCTCTTACGGTTAATAAGGAGAAGAAGCTTACAGGAAGACAGTGGTTTGAAAGTGGCCGAGCG AGAGGAACGGTGGTCACTGCTGATCAAGAAtctgaggaggaagatgaagaagacatcgACTTTGAAGACGAAGACTTTGAAG atgatgaagaagacatgcTTGAGCACTATTTGGCGGAGAAATCCGATTCTTCCGCTCCCTCTTCACGGACATGA
- the LOC104742688 gene encoding syntaxin-81-like has translation MSRFRDRTEDFKDSVRKAAVSIGYNESKVAATMASFIIHKPKERLPFTRAAFKTLESIRELDQFMLKHRKDYVDMHRTTEQEKDSIEQETTLFIKTCKEQIDILKNSIRNEEANSKGWLGLPADNFNADTIAHKHGVVLILSEKLHSVTAQFDQLRATRFQDIINRATPRRKPKRIVKEANPINTTLANSESIEPDEIQAQPRRVQQQQQQLLDDETQALQVELSNLLDGARQTETKMVEMSALNHLMATHVLQQAQQIEVLYDQAVEATKNVELGNKELSQAIQRNTSSRTFLLLFFFVLTFSVLFLDWYS, from the exons ATGTCGAGATTTAGAGACAGAACCGAGGATTTCAAGGATTCTGTTCGGAAAGCTGCTGTTTCGATTGGTTATAATGAG TCTAAAGTGGCAGCGACAATGGCGTCTTTTATTATACATAAGCCAAAGGAGAGATTGCCGTTCACTAGAGCTGCTTTCAAAACG CTGGAAAGCATCAGGGAGTTGGATCAGTTTATGTTGAAGCATCGAAAGGATTATGTTGATATGCACCGGACTACAGAACAGGAAAAGGATAGTATTGAACAAGAA actactctttttataaaaacttgCAAAGAACAGATCGATATTCTCAAAAACAGTATAAGAAATGAAGAAGCAAACTCCAAAGGATGGCTTGGCCTCCCTGCAGATAACTTCAATGCTGATACTATAGCACACAAACATGGAGTG gttTTGATTTTGAGTGAGAAACTTCATTCAGTCACTGCCCAGTTTGATCAGCTTAGAGCTACTCGTTTCCAAGACATTATTAACAGAGCTACGCCGAGAAGAAAACCTAAGAGGATCGTGAAGGAAGCTAATCCAATTAACACGACTCTGGCAAATTCGGAGTCCATAGAACCTGATGAAATTCAGGCCCAACCTCGTAgagtacaacaacaacaacaacaacttctaGACGATGAGACACAAGCCCTTCAG GTAGAGCTAAGTAATCTTTTAGATGGTGCTAGGCAGACAGAGACTAAGATGGTGGAGATGTCTGCGTTAAACCACTTGATGGCAACTCATGTTCTGCAACAAGCCCAACAGATAGAGGTTCTTTATGACCAG GCGGTTGAGGCAACAAAGAACGTGGAGCTTGGAAACAAAGAGCTTTCTCAAGCAATCCAACGTAACACCAGCAGCAGAACCTTTCTCTTGCTGTTTTTCTTCGTCCTTACTTTCTCCGTCTTGTTCTTGGATTGGTACAGTTAA